Proteins encoded by one window of Bacteroidia bacterium:
- a CDS encoding polysaccharide biosynthesis/export family protein, protein MNFISKKHAIPLLFILFLAASCVPSKKFLYYQNGLEQKSHIDSSISLKAYVHRISPNDVLTIFVSSLSPEASTYFNPPINRDNMPDVATYKALSGYLVDSNGDISLPFIGKLNVKGLTIPQARDTVLKQLGKYLINPSVFINLENFKIVMLGEVSKPGVYVVNNEQVTISEALALAGDMTVFGKRTHVLVVRETMAGNPEYGMIDMTSPEVFKSPYYYLHPNDIVYVNARKNKVASGDLFFRVVPIIISLATLVSLLIIRFKIM, encoded by the coding sequence ATGAATTTTATATCGAAAAAACACGCAATTCCGCTGCTTTTTATACTGTTTCTGGCCGCATCTTGTGTACCATCTAAAAAATTCCTGTATTATCAAAATGGTTTAGAGCAAAAATCACATATAGACAGCTCCATTTCTTTGAAAGCTTATGTACATAGAATATCTCCAAACGATGTTCTTACCATTTTTGTTTCTAGCTTAAGCCCTGAAGCCAGTACTTATTTTAACCCACCCATTAATCGTGATAATATGCCGGATGTGGCAACGTATAAAGCGTTGAGTGGATATCTGGTTGACAGTAACGGAGATATTAGTCTGCCCTTTATTGGTAAGTTAAATGTAAAAGGACTAACTATTCCACAAGCAAGAGACACGGTTTTAAAGCAATTGGGAAAATACCTTATTAATCCTTCTGTATTTATTAATCTTGAAAATTTTAAAATAGTAATGCTTGGTGAGGTGTCGAAACCTGGTGTTTATGTGGTAAATAATGAACAAGTAACCATTTCTGAAGCTTTAGCATTAGCAGGAGATATGACAGTTTTTGGCAAACGCACCCACGTTTTGGTCGTAAGAGAAACCATGGCTGGCAATCCTGAATATGGCATGATTGATATGACCTCTCCTGAAGTTTTTAAATCGCCTTACTACTATTTGCATCCTAATGATATTGTATATGTGAATGCACGTAAAAATAAAGTTGCTTCGGGTGACCTGTTTTTCCGAGTCGTTCCTATTATCATCAGTTTGGCAACATTAGTTTCCTTATTGATAATCAGATTTAAAATAATGTAA
- a CDS encoding DegT/DnrJ/EryC1/StrS family aminotransferase, protein MSINVTSPFMPPLEEFQPYLEEIWKSKWLTNNGKFHLQLEEELCRYLGVRNICLFSNATLALITALQALKISGEVITTPFSFVATTHALWWNGIKPVFVDIEPRFLNINPKKIESAITSKTTAIMPVHVYGNPCYVDEISKIADNYGLKVIYDAAHAFGTKINSKTVLNFGDLSVISFHATKVYNTFEGGAIVCHDDKMKLRIDRLKNFGFANETTVVAPGINAKMNEVQAAFGLLQLKYVDAAIAARQNVDTWYREHLSGIQGIHLIEIPENTTVPYSYFPILIDENIYGRTRDSVYEFFHTKDIFTRRYFYPLISDFPTYSELPSANKANLPVASHVASQVLCLPIYPDLKKEDVLTIANHLRNHCK, encoded by the coding sequence ATGAGCATAAATGTCACCAGCCCTTTCATGCCTCCTTTGGAGGAATTTCAGCCATACTTAGAAGAAATATGGAAAAGTAAATGGCTAACAAATAATGGCAAATTTCACCTTCAGCTTGAAGAAGAATTATGTCGTTATCTTGGTGTCAGAAACATTTGTTTGTTTTCTAATGCAACATTAGCCCTTATAACAGCTTTACAAGCATTAAAAATATCCGGTGAAGTAATTACCACCCCATTCAGTTTTGTGGCAACAACTCATGCATTATGGTGGAATGGAATTAAACCGGTTTTTGTAGATATTGAACCGCGATTTCTCAATATAAATCCAAAGAAAATTGAAAGCGCCATAACCTCAAAAACAACTGCAATAATGCCGGTGCATGTTTATGGTAATCCATGTTATGTTGATGAGATATCTAAAATTGCCGATAATTACGGTTTAAAAGTTATCTACGATGCTGCTCATGCTTTTGGTACAAAAATAAATTCAAAAACAGTACTTAATTTCGGTGACTTGTCTGTAATAAGTTTCCATGCTACCAAAGTTTATAATACGTTTGAAGGTGGTGCAATTGTTTGCCATGACGATAAAATGAAACTCCGAATTGACAGGTTAAAAAACTTTGGTTTTGCAAATGAAACTACCGTTGTTGCTCCGGGAATAAATGCTAAAATGAATGAAGTTCAAGCTGCATTTGGGCTTCTTCAACTTAAATATGTGGATGCTGCAATTGCAGCAAGACAAAATGTGGACACTTGGTATAGAGAGCACCTTTCAGGAATTCAAGGTATTCATTTAATAGAAATTCCTGAAAATACAACTGTACCTTACTCCTACTTTCCTATTCTTATTGATGAAAATATTTATGGACGAACACGAGATTCCGTATATGAATTTTTTCATACAAAAGATATATTCACCAGACGCTACTTTTACCCATTAATTAGTGATTTTCCAACTTATAGTGAATTGCCCTCTGCCAATAAAGCCAACTTGCCTGTTGCCAGCCATGTTGCATCTCAAGTGCTTTGTTTACCAATTTATCCCGATCTGAAGAAAGAAGACGTTCTAACAATTGCAAATCACTTACGTAATCATTGTAAATAA
- a CDS encoding polysaccharide biosynthesis tyrosine autokinase, whose product MQDEFQQLGPEQQSFNLKQFLYEKVVHYWYIYIIGMIVALAVANYYLWYATPIYTSTTSVMLGMDDKKFASQDLLARLGSIENTGGIESQIQIIKSRNIITRTIQQLDFRFSYYLEGDIKTSELYKNCPFELITDSNSVAQNIPSLNVKVTSLSNFDLSYTDPKNNAFISVKGTFNTPIQTDFGLIKLALKEPKLLKIYKNSINEKNLYKINSNSTEALVRSYTSRLSINQIKGTRMLLVSVDDAVPQKGCDFLNKLTDVYLAYGVEQKNEDTENSLRFIDGQLEVITNELLKSEGQLEKYKTENGFIDLPNMSNLAQEDVSRIENEISKIEIKQGVLKYLNNYIRNGQDVKYLAPAYVEVTEPILQTLIASLSSLQADREKALKVTTEDNPLIHKKNIDIENIKAEILEKIKSMSDASKITELETYNQLNKVKSKLRELPKAEKELSGIERQASITEKLYTYLLQKRAETAIILASTISDSKVIDNARTSISPVKPVKGITYTMAVLLGLFIPATFVYFKEILDDRIKSRKVLDRNSPIPVLGIIGLTSTENNIVVNLKPHSQATEAFRSIRSNLQYFHGAKTNNIILITSSISSEGKSFCAVNLAAILASGGKKVVMIGCDLRKPQQPTNFNLTSSTGLSNYLIGSATVEEIIQHAPELGLDLILSGPKPPNPSEILLNERMGHLIELLKAKYDYVIMDSPPIGLISDGLELSRYADVTIYIVRQNVTRKLHLDFINKIYLEGKMKNLCIIFNGVRLGGTVYGYGYGYGYAYGYGYGYGYYEEDHRPKNIFQKILYSFKRKKN is encoded by the coding sequence ATGCAAGACGAATTTCAACAGTTAGGTCCGGAACAACAAAGTTTCAACTTGAAACAGTTCCTTTATGAAAAAGTAGTACACTATTGGTATATTTATATTATAGGTATGATTGTGGCGTTGGCAGTTGCTAATTACTATCTATGGTATGCAACACCAATTTACACCTCTACTACATCTGTCATGCTGGGCATGGACGATAAAAAATTTGCCAGCCAAGATTTGTTAGCACGATTAGGATCTATTGAAAATACAGGTGGAATTGAGAGTCAAATACAAATAATTAAGTCGAGAAATATTATTACGCGCACAATTCAACAACTTGACTTCCGTTTTTCTTATTATCTTGAGGGTGATATAAAGACTTCTGAACTTTATAAGAATTGCCCTTTTGAATTAATTACAGATTCTAATTCAGTTGCACAAAATATACCATCACTCAATGTTAAAGTAACCAGTTTATCGAATTTTGACCTTTCCTATACAGACCCAAAAAACAATGCCTTTATTTCTGTCAAAGGCACATTTAACACCCCCATTCAAACAGATTTCGGGTTAATTAAACTGGCTCTAAAAGAACCTAAATTACTAAAGATTTATAAGAACTCTATAAACGAAAAAAATCTTTATAAAATTAATTCCAATTCAACTGAGGCGCTGGTTAGATCTTATACTTCACGGCTAAGTATAAATCAAATTAAAGGCACCAGAATGTTATTAGTATCTGTTGATGATGCTGTTCCTCAAAAGGGTTGTGATTTTTTAAATAAGCTCACAGATGTATATCTTGCTTATGGTGTGGAACAAAAAAACGAAGACACAGAGAACTCCTTACGCTTCATTGATGGCCAGCTTGAAGTAATCACAAACGAACTCTTAAAATCTGAAGGGCAGCTAGAGAAGTATAAAACCGAGAATGGATTTATTGATCTACCAAACATGTCAAATCTGGCACAAGAAGATGTGTCACGTATTGAAAACGAAATTTCCAAAATAGAAATTAAACAAGGTGTATTAAAGTATCTTAACAACTATATCAGAAATGGACAAGATGTAAAATATCTAGCTCCGGCCTATGTAGAAGTAACAGAACCAATATTACAAACACTTATTGCTAGTCTTAGTTCATTACAAGCTGACCGCGAAAAGGCATTAAAAGTAACTACTGAAGACAATCCACTCATTCATAAGAAAAATATTGATATTGAGAATATAAAAGCTGAGATTCTAGAAAAGATTAAAAGTATGAGTGATGCCAGTAAGATTACTGAGTTGGAGACATACAATCAGCTAAATAAAGTTAAATCAAAACTTCGCGAATTACCTAAGGCAGAAAAAGAACTATCCGGAATTGAGAGACAAGCAAGTATTACGGAAAAACTATATACCTATTTACTGCAAAAGCGTGCCGAAACAGCAATCATTTTAGCTTCTACAATTTCAGATAGTAAGGTAATAGACAATGCAAGAACTTCTATATCGCCTGTTAAACCGGTTAAAGGAATAACATATACTATGGCTGTACTATTAGGGTTGTTTATACCTGCCACTTTTGTATATTTTAAAGAAATTCTTGACGATAGAATTAAAAGCAGAAAAGTATTAGATAGAAATTCACCTATTCCTGTATTAGGGATCATTGGTCTTACTTCTACCGAAAACAATATCGTTGTAAACTTAAAACCCCACTCTCAGGCTACAGAAGCATTTCGTTCCATCAGAAGTAACTTACAATACTTTCATGGCGCTAAAACAAATAATATTATTCTTATTACTTCTTCTATTAGCTCAGAAGGGAAGAGTTTTTGTGCTGTAAATCTCGCAGCAATTCTTGCCTCAGGAGGTAAAAAGGTTGTGATGATAGGCTGTGATTTACGTAAGCCACAACAACCCACCAACTTTAATTTAACTTCATCCACAGGTTTAAGTAATTACCTGATTGGTTCAGCAACTGTAGAAGAAATTATTCAACATGCGCCTGAATTAGGTTTGGATTTAATTCTGTCTGGACCAAAACCACCAAATCCTTCAGAAATTCTGTTGAATGAAAGGATGGGTCATTTGATTGAACTCCTTAAAGCCAAATACGACTATGTAATTATGGACTCACCTCCTATCGGGCTAATTAGCGATGGTTTGGAATTATCCAGATATGCTGATGTTACCATTTATATAGTAAGACAAAACGTCACTCGTAAATTGCATCTTGACTTTATTAATAAAATTTATTTAGAAGGAAAGATGAAGAACTTATGCATTATATTTAACGGAGTCAGATTGGGCGGCACAGTCTATGGGTATGGATATGGGTATGGATATGCTTATGGCTATGGATACGGTTATGGTTACTATGAAGAAGATCACAGACCTAAAAACATTTTTCAAAAAATCCTTTATAGCTTTAAACGAAAAAAGAATTGA
- a CDS encoding CDP-glycerol glycerophosphotransferase family protein, with amino-acid sequence MAKIKFSNSFLNACAELYRSSVRKFYGFICLISFIKKPNKKLWAFPVHYVQGTFSDNVFAVFEKVKSNPEIKKIIFTKKKNIELTGSVNVEFANVFSLKGLLRLSQCGVIFIQHTLLLDYALRWPFFAVALLKRSIGVNLWHGIAIKQIRASHPNPKDIEEHEHFKMVISSSKIDKLVMIAAFNPINPHRVSITGLPRNDFLLMNENELPTEYLSQLKVIEKNIGNKRLIIYAPTFRDSKTYYPFSNNEIYRLKNLLKEHNAVLGFRVHYFDFSTRNQFLALVDNELFFDFGQKVINDMNLLIRKSDLIITDYSSLYVDAMLLNKPMISFAYDLENYRDVERGFYYKFENVFPGNIHSNFNSTLDTLELFLQNKYLFNSDKYNSIKQLFFDFTDNRNSERVVAEVNRLIQKYD; translated from the coding sequence ATGGCCAAAATAAAATTTTCTAATTCATTTCTCAATGCATGTGCTGAACTTTACCGAAGTTCTGTGAGAAAATTTTATGGCTTTATATGTCTCATTAGCTTTATAAAAAAACCAAATAAAAAACTATGGGCGTTTCCTGTGCATTATGTACAAGGCACTTTCTCTGATAATGTTTTCGCTGTTTTTGAAAAAGTAAAAAGTAATCCTGAAATAAAAAAAATAATTTTTACCAAAAAGAAAAATATTGAACTTACAGGTTCGGTAAATGTTGAATTTGCAAATGTGTTTTCTTTAAAAGGGCTCCTCCGTCTCAGCCAATGCGGAGTAATATTCATTCAGCATACCTTACTATTAGATTATGCACTCCGCTGGCCTTTTTTTGCAGTTGCACTGCTTAAAAGATCAATTGGAGTAAATCTTTGGCATGGTATTGCAATTAAACAAATCAGAGCATCACACCCAAATCCAAAAGATATAGAGGAACATGAGCATTTTAAAATGGTTATATCTTCTTCCAAAATAGATAAATTGGTTATGATCGCTGCATTTAATCCAATTAACCCACATCGTGTTTCTATTACCGGTTTACCCCGAAATGATTTTCTTCTTATGAATGAAAATGAATTACCAACCGAATACCTCTCACAGCTAAAAGTTATTGAAAAGAATATAGGCAATAAAAGGTTAATAATTTACGCACCTACTTTCAGAGATTCAAAAACATATTACCCATTCTCTAATAATGAAATATACAGATTAAAAAACTTATTAAAAGAACACAATGCTGTATTAGGATTCAGAGTTCATTACTTTGATTTTTCGACACGGAATCAGTTTTTGGCACTTGTTGACAATGAGTTATTCTTTGATTTTGGTCAGAAAGTGATTAATGATATGAACCTACTTATTAGAAAGTCTGATTTAATAATCACCGACTATTCCAGTTTATATGTAGATGCCATGCTTTTAAACAAACCCATGATAAGTTTTGCCTATGATCTTGAAAATTATCGTGATGTGGAAAGAGGATTTTATTATAAATTTGAAAATGTGTTCCCGGGTAATATCCACTCAAACTTTAACAGTACCCTAGATACGCTTGAGTTATTTTTACAAAATAAATATCTATTTAATTCAGATAAATATAATTCAATCAAACAACTTTTTTTTGATTTTACTGATAACAGGAATTCTGAAAGAGTGGTAGCAGAAGTTAACAGATTAATTCAAAAATATGATTAA
- a CDS encoding enoyl-CoA hydratase-related protein has product MSYTNLIYNVENGLATITINRPDKLNALNALTVQEIGAAVKRAIDQREVRIIIITGSGEKSFVAGADISEFEGLDEEQSRALAQAGQDAFFAIENSPKPVIAAVNGFALGGGCELAMACHLRVAAENARFGQPEVKLGLIPAYGGTQRLTKLIGKTKALELMITTDMINATEALQLGLVNYVVPQTELMSKTHELASKIMKQAPLAVAGVIRCVNDFYNSVNGFQTEVEVFGQCFKTEDNKEGVAAFKEKRSPVFKGK; this is encoded by the coding sequence ATGTCTTATACAAACTTAATTTATAATGTTGAAAATGGCCTTGCTACCATTACCATCAACCGTCCTGATAAACTTAATGCACTAAATGCATTAACTGTTCAGGAAATTGGTGCTGCAGTTAAAAGGGCTATTGATCAGCGTGAAGTACGCATAATAATTATTACAGGATCTGGTGAAAAATCATTCGTTGCCGGTGCAGATATTTCCGAGTTTGAGGGGCTGGATGAAGAACAATCAAGGGCATTGGCACAAGCAGGACAAGATGCTTTTTTTGCTATCGAAAATTCGCCAAAACCTGTTATTGCTGCCGTCAATGGCTTTGCTCTTGGCGGTGGCTGCGAATTAGCAATGGCTTGCCATCTGCGTGTTGCCGCAGAAAATGCCAGATTCGGACAGCCTGAGGTTAAATTAGGCCTGATTCCTGCTTATGGTGGAACACAGCGGCTAACCAAACTTATTGGTAAAACTAAAGCATTGGAACTGATGATTACTACCGACATGATAAATGCTACAGAAGCACTTCAGTTGGGATTGGTAAATTATGTGGTTCCACAAACAGAACTGATGAGTAAAACACATGAGTTAGCTTCAAAAATTATGAAGCAGGCACCATTGGCTGTTGCAGGTGTCATTCGTTGTGTGAATGATTTTTACAATAGTGTGAATGGCTTTCAGACGGAAGTAGAAGTTTTTGGACAGTGTTTTAAAACAGAGGATAATAAGGAAGGTGTTGCAGCTTTTAAAGAAAAAAGAAGTCCTGTTTTTAAAGGTAAGTAG
- a CDS encoding ABC transporter ATP-binding protein: protein MKSGLNIRSEFWTYFKYFLGILKNKFIISILLSVGVSFLDGIGLAMFMPLLQSVSDDGSNVAFSSHSLGKLHVFTDALKSIGLDLDLYSILGVLIVLFTIKGILKFFQQYYQVKMRQHYMKTIQIDLTQHIQSLSYEGFLTFDAGKIQNSLTTEVNRMRNGIMQYLISFQSVIMLLCYMLLAFSANWRFALLVSFGAIISNVVFKRIFSLTKKASTSLSKKGNQFNAYILQAVHYFKYLKSTNYFSFYSKKIKGTIEETEQLNKKIGFYQSITSSVREPVLIIVVSLVILMQVKMFGSGLSTIMLSLLLFYRALIYLLSLQASWQSFIQNLGAFESINATLSKMKSLEEVNSGQLPFNFKERILLKNVSLQYGPKIIINDISIEIPKNKTIALVGESGSGKTTLANLTTSILKPTKGEIYFDDKISTQFDLNSFRNKIGYIAQEPVIFNDTIFNNITFWQEPTPQVLERFWMIAELTHLSNFIKSLKDKENTKLGDHGILISGGQKQRISIARELYKNVELLILDEATSSLDSETESIIQKNIDSLHGNFTIIIIAHRLSTIKNADIIYLIENGKLKDSGTFDVLIGRSERFKRMVELQEF from the coding sequence GTGAAATCCGGATTAAACATAAGGAGTGAGTTCTGGACATATTTCAAATACTTTCTTGGTATTCTGAAAAACAAGTTTATTATAAGTATTCTTTTAAGTGTTGGAGTAAGTTTCTTAGATGGTATAGGTTTGGCCATGTTTATGCCGTTGTTGCAGTCTGTTAGTGACGATGGTAGCAATGTGGCATTTTCATCTCACTCGCTTGGCAAATTACATGTTTTTACAGATGCACTCAAAAGTATTGGTTTAGATTTAGACCTTTATTCTATCCTTGGTGTATTGATTGTTCTATTTACAATTAAAGGCATTCTCAAGTTTTTTCAGCAGTATTACCAGGTAAAAATGCGTCAGCATTATATGAAAACCATTCAGATTGATTTAACGCAACATATTCAGAGTCTGAGTTATGAAGGCTTTTTAACATTCGATGCAGGAAAAATACAAAACAGCTTGACCACTGAGGTAAACCGAATGCGCAATGGAATTATGCAATACCTCATTTCTTTCCAATCGGTAATTATGCTTCTTTGTTATATGTTATTGGCTTTTTCTGCAAACTGGCGATTTGCATTACTGGTATCCTTTGGAGCTATAATTTCTAACGTAGTTTTTAAACGAATATTCAGCCTCACAAAAAAGGCATCTACATCACTTTCTAAAAAGGGAAATCAGTTTAATGCTTACATTCTACAGGCTGTACATTATTTTAAGTATCTGAAGTCAACAAATTATTTTTCTTTCTACTCTAAAAAAATAAAGGGTACGATCGAAGAAACAGAACAACTGAATAAAAAAATAGGTTTTTATCAAAGTATAACTTCCAGTGTGCGAGAGCCGGTGTTAATCATTGTTGTATCATTGGTTATTTTAATGCAAGTTAAAATGTTTGGGAGTGGCTTAAGTACAATCATGCTGAGTTTGCTTTTGTTTTACCGTGCATTGATATACTTGTTGTCCTTACAAGCTTCATGGCAAAGTTTTATTCAGAATCTCGGAGCATTTGAATCTATTAATGCTACATTATCGAAAATGAAATCACTGGAAGAGGTTAACTCCGGTCAGTTACCGTTTAACTTTAAAGAAAGGATACTGTTAAAAAACGTAAGTCTTCAATACGGTCCGAAAATAATCATTAATGATATTTCGATTGAAATACCCAAAAACAAAACAATTGCTTTGGTTGGGGAAAGTGGGTCGGGCAAAACAACATTAGCAAATTTAACAACATCAATCTTAAAACCAACCAAAGGTGAGATTTATTTTGATGACAAAATTTCAACACAATTCGATCTGAATTCATTCAGAAATAAAATAGGATATATTGCTCAGGAACCTGTAATCTTTAACGATACTATATTTAATAATATCACCTTTTGGCAGGAGCCCACTCCACAAGTGCTAGAACGCTTTTGGATGATTGCAGAACTCACACACCTCTCCAATTTTATTAAAAGTCTTAAAGATAAAGAAAATACTAAACTTGGCGACCATGGTATATTAATTTCCGGTGGTCAAAAACAACGTATTTCCATTGCTCGTGAGCTTTATAAAAATGTGGAATTGCTGATACTTGACGAAGCTACCTCATCATTAGATTCAGAAACAGAGTCCATCATTCAGAAAAATATTGATTCTCTACATGGTAATTTTACAATCATAATTATAGCACATAGGCTATCTACCATTAAGAATGCAGACATAATTTATCTGATTGAAAACGGTAAATTAAAAGATTCCGGTACTTTTGATGTGCTGATCGGACGATCAGAACGATTTAAAAGAATGGTTGAACTACAAGAGTTTTAA
- a CDS encoding CDP-glycerol glycerophosphotransferase family protein, whose protein sequence is MKHIFKSFFSKNPFLKRILKPCYRFLKPERGIFRFYLLRVADIFVPKSKNIWVFPVHFYLKTFSDNIRAVYEEVKDDNDIIKVILTRDKPIEFFNPGKNTVILPMKSWKACWYLLKCKVIFIQHSLRHDFYPLQYKDNLTLSIKKRKLVNLWHGIAVKSIVAVSTGIQHKAINKEKKYYLITASSLNDWMVMVSAFYPVKPSNVIITGSPRNDFVKCDENKLPELQVKQLNGLKDKLGSKKLVVYAPTYREINLGGKSYNFSEDELKELKQLLDKHNAVLGFRLHYHNRNINYNQIIDNEYFIDLDQTFFPDMSVIIRAAEVVISDYSGLMIDTLYANKTIINFTYDYAHYGLKERGFSYPLDLIAPLPLCYNFQQLTHYLDKALSNDLLEYQEKYKTSQKLFFENHDASNSKRLVDFLKKSLCL, encoded by the coding sequence ATGAAACATATCTTTAAATCATTCTTTAGCAAAAACCCTTTTCTGAAGCGTATTTTAAAACCATGCTATAGGTTTCTAAAACCTGAAAGAGGAATTTTTAGATTCTATTTACTAAGAGTTGCTGATATTTTTGTTCCCAAAAGCAAGAATATCTGGGTTTTTCCTGTTCACTTCTATTTAAAAACTTTTTCCGACAATATTCGTGCTGTATATGAAGAGGTCAAAGATGATAATGATATAATCAAAGTAATATTAACTCGGGATAAGCCAATTGAATTTTTCAATCCAGGTAAGAATACTGTGATATTACCAATGAAATCGTGGAAAGCCTGTTGGTATTTGCTCAAATGTAAAGTAATATTTATTCAACATTCTTTAAGGCATGATTTTTATCCATTACAGTACAAAGACAACCTGACACTCTCAATTAAGAAAAGAAAGCTAGTCAACCTATGGCATGGTATTGCCGTAAAATCAATTGTTGCAGTATCAACCGGCATACAACACAAAGCCATTAATAAAGAAAAAAAATATTACCTGATTACAGCATCTTCACTAAACGATTGGATGGTTATGGTATCTGCCTTTTATCCCGTTAAACCTTCAAATGTTATAATCACCGGTTCACCAAGGAATGATTTTGTAAAATGTGATGAAAACAAACTGCCTGAATTGCAAGTGAAACAACTAAATGGTTTAAAAGACAAGTTGGGTAGCAAGAAATTGGTTGTTTATGCACCTACCTATCGTGAAATAAATTTAGGAGGTAAGAGCTACAATTTTTCAGAAGATGAATTGAAGGAGTTAAAGCAACTCTTAGACAAACATAATGCTGTCTTAGGATTTCGCCTGCATTATCATAACAGAAACATTAACTATAATCAGATTATTGACAATGAATATTTCATTGACCTAGATCAAACCTTTTTTCCTGATATGTCAGTTATCATCAGAGCAGCTGAAGTTGTTATCAGTGATTATTCAGGTCTTATGATAGATACATTATATGCAAATAAAACAATAATCAACTTTACATACGATTATGCACATTACGGATTAAAAGAAAGAGGTTTTTCATACCCTCTTGATCTCATTGCTCCATTACCACTTTGTTATAACTTTCAACAATTAACACATTATTTAGACAAAGCCCTTTCGAACGATTTATTAGAATATCAAGAAAAATACAAGACCTCACAAAAACTTTTTTTTGAAAACCATGATGCTTCTAACAGTAAACGTTTGGTAGATTTTCTAAAAAAATCTCTTTGCCTTTAA
- a CDS encoding ATP-grasp domain-containing protein: protein MTGEKQFPFNILVFPCGSEVALEIHRSLCYSRHINLIGASSTNDHGRFVFQNYIGDLPFITDQKFINKLASVCKDNKIDAIFPAMDSVLDLLKKNEHRLNCKVIASSPETTRVCLSKKKTYEVLKENVAVPRLYNSVDEIDTYPVFLKPDVGYGSRGVKKCNTRVDVLNHLSTNADNLILEWLPGKEYTVDCFSDVHGNLLYAGMRPRRRIMNGISVNTITTNEYQNDVMSIANAINDKLKFTGAWFFQLKENTKGKLTLLEVASRMGGSSAAYRIKGINFALLSVFTHMQIPVDILENNYTVELDRALSNSYHIPIFYNEVYVDLDDCLILGNHINNLLVSFLHQCINNKIKIILLTKHEADLNQTLNKHRISQLFDQIIHIKKTDEKSNYIKTKDAIFIDDSHVERKKISANCNIPVFSPDMVEGLLKFY from the coding sequence ATGACTGGTGAAAAACAGTTTCCATTTAATATTCTTGTATTTCCATGTGGCTCTGAAGTAGCTCTTGAAATACATCGTTCGTTATGCTATTCAAGACATATTAATCTCATAGGTGCTTCAAGTACAAATGATCATGGGCGATTTGTGTTTCAAAATTATATTGGCGACCTACCTTTCATAACTGATCAAAAGTTTATTAATAAACTGGCTTCTGTATGTAAAGACAATAAAATTGACGCCATTTTTCCTGCTATGGATAGCGTGCTTGATCTCCTTAAAAAAAATGAACATAGATTAAACTGTAAAGTCATTGCTTCATCACCTGAAACTACAAGAGTTTGCCTGTCTAAAAAGAAAACCTATGAAGTACTAAAAGAAAATGTTGCAGTTCCACGACTTTACAATTCTGTTGATGAGATTGACACATACCCTGTTTTTTTAAAGCCCGATGTTGGATATGGTTCCAGAGGAGTAAAAAAATGTAATACAAGAGTGGATGTCTTAAACCATTTATCTACCAATGCTGATAACTTAATATTAGAATGGCTTCCCGGTAAAGAATATACTGTAGATTGTTTTTCTGATGTGCATGGGAATTTATTGTATGCAGGCATGCGTCCCAGAAGACGAATAATGAATGGTATTAGTGTAAACACTATCACTACAAATGAATATCAAAATGATGTCATGTCAATTGCGAATGCCATAAATGATAAACTCAAATTTACAGGTGCATGGTTTTTTCAATTAAAAGAAAATACAAAAGGCAAACTTACATTACTAGAAGTTGCATCCAGAATGGGCGGCTCATCTGCTGCATATAGAATCAAAGGAATAAACTTTGCCTTGTTGAGTGTATTTACCCATATGCAAATACCGGTAGATATACTTGAAAATAATTATACCGTTGAACTTGACCGTGCTCTATCGAACTCATATCATATTCCTATATTCTATAATGAAGTTTATGTTGACTTAGACGACTGCCTCATATTAGGCAATCATATCAACAATCTACTTGTTTCATTTCTTCATCAGTGCATTAATAATAAAATAAAAATTATACTTTTAACCAAGCATGAAGCTGACTTAAACCAAACATTAAACAAACATCGTATCAGCCAACTATTTGACCAAATAATTCATATTAAAAAAACTGACGAAAAATCAAACTATATTAAAACAAAAGATGCAATTTTTATTGATGATAGCCATGTAGAAAGAAAAAAAATCTCTGCTAATTGCAATATTCCTGTTTTTAGCCCTGATATGGTTGAAGGTCTTTTAAAATTTTACTAG